One window of the Benincasa hispida cultivar B227 chromosome 3, ASM972705v1, whole genome shotgun sequence genome contains the following:
- the LOC120073642 gene encoding uncharacterized protein LOC120073642: MVPVPSVLESKERPEDSITNNDHSITNNRSTSLEATTSMKNESQQNPEPKSSQSPAPRTQEARDLKEQSNDQEVRRDPPPFPSRLKKKDDSKQFKRFLDVLRQLHINILLVEALEKMSSYVKFLKDILTNKRKIGENETVALTYECSALFQNNIPKKMKDPGSFTLPCSIGGKEVGNALCDLGTSINLMPFSIFKKLNNGNARPTTVTLQLANRSIKHPEGKIKDVLVQVDKFIFPVDFIILDYEADTEVPIILGRSFLATGRALIDVQKGELTIRVDNQQAKFNVLNALKYPNDMENCHYIGELQEEQWHEFEEESEEEDFEVGAMLEENCAAIQTDSDFELIKLFEQSTQ, encoded by the coding sequence ATGGTGCCCGTGCCATCAGTACTAGAATCAAAAGAACGGCCAGAAGACTCAATCACCAACAATGACCACTCAATCACAAACAACAGATCTACCAGTTTAGAAGCAACTACCTCTATGAAGAACGAATCTCAACAAAACCCAGAACCAAAGTCATCGCAATCTCCAGCCCCAAGAACACAGGAAGCAAGGGACCTCAAAGAACAGTCAAACGATCAAGAAGTACGGCgagatcctccacctttcccgtctaggttgaaaaagaaagatgatagtaaaCAATTCAAGAGGTTCCTGGATGTTCTCCGACAGCTACATATCAACATTCTCTTAGTAGAAGCATTGGAAAAAATGTCGAGCTATGTGAAGTTCCTCAAGGATATACTCACCAATAAGAGGAAgatcggggaaaatgaaacTGTCGCACTAACGTATGAGTGTAGTGCGCTCTTCCAGAACAACATCCCtaagaaaatgaaagatccAGGGAGCTTCACATTGCCATGCTCAATAGGGGGTAAAGAAGTCGGAAATGCGCTCTGTGACTTAGGGACAAGTATAAACCTGATGCCCTTTTCAATCTTCAAGAAGTTAAACAACGGCAACGCAAGACCCACCACAGTTACGTTGCAGTTGGCTAATAGATCAATAAAGCATCCAGAGGGTAAGATAAAAGACGTACTGGTGCAagtggataaattcatctttCCTGTTgactttattattttagattatgaAGCTGACACTGAGGTGCCGATCATCTTGGGTCGTTCATTTCTCGCAACAGGGCGAGCGCTGATCGACGTACAAAAAGGAGAACTCACCATAAGAGTCGACAATCAGCAAGCGAAGTTCAACGTTCTCAATGCATTGAAATACCCAAATGATATGGAAAACTGCCACTATATTGGAGAACTACAGGAAGAACAATGGCACGAGTTTGAAGAAGAATCGGAGGAAGAAGACTTTGAGGTTGGCGCAATGTTGGAGGAGAATTGCGCCGCAATACAAACTGACTCAGATTTTGAATTAATAAAGTTATTTGAACAATCAACACAGTGA